The proteins below come from a single uncultured Carboxylicivirga sp. genomic window:
- a CDS encoding AAA family ATPase, with product MLNNHISNLIREGFSFNPTPSQQKLIDGLGDFVVSEEKESVCLIKGYAGTGKTTLMKAFTDTLQKLEIPFLQMAPTGRAAKVLSTYTGKPAYTIHKQIYRRESSNDDFSNFHLNYNKSKDAIFIIDEASMISNSSLEYTTFGSGRLLDDLLNFVFGRGNCKLILIGDVAQLPPVGFEDSPALDKDNLRSLGLNVHDFFLSEVVRQEGDSGILYNATKLRLNLGDTFFEPMFPELEAKGYPDFKRISGEELIDELNWCQENFGLDETLVVCRSNKRANLFNQGIRNSILYREEELTATDHLLIVKNNYHWLKDSKEADFIANGDIAEVVRINGYEELYDRRFANVTLRLADYKLLEIDAKVVLDALHTDTAGFSREEQESFFKTVMEDYQYERSKKKQYEELKKNPYYNALQVKYAYAMTCHKAQGGQWKAVFIDQGYVPEEQMGKGYFRWLYTAITRATERVYLVNFKDEFFAD from the coding sequence ATGCTAAATAATCATATAAGTAACTTAATTCGCGAGGGTTTTTCCTTTAACCCAACTCCATCTCAGCAAAAACTGATTGATGGATTAGGCGATTTTGTCGTTTCTGAAGAAAAGGAAAGTGTTTGTTTAATAAAGGGATACGCAGGTACGGGTAAGACAACGTTGATGAAAGCGTTTACAGATACCTTACAAAAATTAGAAATTCCTTTTTTACAGATGGCTCCTACCGGTAGAGCTGCAAAAGTTTTAAGTACCTACACAGGTAAACCAGCTTACACTATTCATAAGCAAATTTACCGTCGAGAATCGTCAAATGACGACTTTAGTAATTTTCATCTTAACTATAATAAATCAAAAGATGCCATTTTTATTATAGATGAAGCTTCGATGATTTCCAATTCTAGTTTGGAGTATACCACTTTTGGATCTGGACGATTGTTGGACGATTTACTCAACTTTGTTTTTGGAAGAGGTAATTGTAAATTGATATTAATTGGTGATGTCGCTCAGTTACCTCCGGTTGGATTCGAAGATAGTCCTGCTTTGGATAAAGATAATTTAAGGAGTTTAGGCCTAAATGTACACGATTTTTTTCTTAGCGAGGTAGTGCGTCAGGAAGGAGATAGTGGAATATTATACAATGCTACCAAATTACGACTTAATTTGGGCGATACATTCTTCGAACCTATGTTTCCTGAGTTAGAGGCTAAAGGTTATCCCGATTTTAAACGTATAAGCGGTGAAGAGTTGATTGATGAATTAAATTGGTGTCAAGAGAATTTTGGTTTGGATGAAACATTGGTAGTTTGCCGATCCAATAAAAGAGCAAATTTGTTTAATCAGGGAATTCGTAATTCTATTTTATATAGAGAGGAAGAACTGACGGCAACGGATCATCTTTTAATCGTAAAGAATAATTACCATTGGTTGAAAGATAGTAAAGAGGCCGATTTTATTGCCAATGGCGATATTGCTGAAGTGGTTCGGATAAATGGGTATGAGGAGTTATACGATCGTCGTTTTGCTAATGTAACACTTCGATTAGCCGATTATAAATTGCTCGAAATAGATGCAAAGGTTGTTTTGGATGCACTGCATACCGATACAGCTGGCTTTTCGCGTGAGGAACAAGAATCTTTCTTTAAAACGGTTATGGAAGACTATCAATATGAGCGCTCAAAAAAGAAGCAATATGAAGAATTAAAGAAAAATCCTTATTATAATGCTTTACAGGTAAAATATGCCTATGCAATGACCTGTCATAAAGCGCAGGGTGGACAGTGGAAGGCTGTTTTTATCGATCAGGGTTATGTGCCCGAAGAACAAATGGGCAAGGGGTATTTTCGTTGGTTATATACGGCAATAACCCGCGCTACAGAAAGAGTTTATCTG